AGGAACTAATCTAATAAATGATTATTATGATGATTTATTAGGTATTGATACTGGGGATATAATAAGTTCAAGTGGCTTAAACCGAGTAAGAGACCTTATAAGCCCACGTGAATTCTATATTGTAGGTCTAAGTTGTTTTTTTGCCAGTATCCCATTTGGAATATATCTATCTTTTTATCGTACTTGGATTATATTTTTAATTGGAACAATTGGAGCATTAGCTGGATTCTTCTATACAGCAAAACCTATAAGCTATAAATATTATGGTTTAGGAGGACCTTCTATATTTTTATGGATGGGAGTAATAATGGTCTGGGGTATATTTTACATACAAACAGGTATCCATAGTTGGTATCCAGTTTGGGTTGGTATCCCTGTTAGTTTTTTAATAACCAGTATGCAACATTCAAATGAATTAAGAGACTATGAGAATGATAAAAAAAATGGCCTACTTACAGCCCCAGTAAGAATGGGAATGAAAGCGGCCAAGTATTACTACTATTTTTTAGTTAGTTCTGCATATTTATCATTAGGGATTTTGATTTATTTTAAACTACTACCTATGTGGACATTACTTGCCTTTATAACTACACCAATAGCAATTAATAGAATTAAAACTATCTATTATGCTCGTGGAGAAAAAGACTTAATAGGTATTGATCTAAAAATGGCAAGCCTTAACGTAGAATTTGGAGTAGTTTTAGTAATCACATTAATTATTAGTAAAATTTTCTAAGTGATTAACATGAACTTGTATTATACTTGTCCTGATTAAGACATTGTCCCTTTCATCCTGCTTAACAATTCAGCTACAGGTAGATTATATGGGCACTTATCTGTACAATTATCACAAGCGACACAGATATCTGCCTGTTTTTCTAATTTTTCATATTCTTCTCTAATCATATGCATCTGTGCCCAATTCACTCCATTATATGCTTCTATCCTATTATATAGTTTTAATAATGATGGAATATCAAGTTCAACAGGGCATGGTAAACAGTATGCACAACCCCTACAATAATGTTCACTTTTTATCTCAACTTTTTCTTTAATTTTTTGTTGCTGGGAAGAAGTTAAAACTGGCATTTCAGCTACTTTCAAAGCAGTTTTTAAATATTCCATTTTATCAAGTCCAGGAATAACTGTAGTAATGTCAGGGTGGCTTGCTGCAAAGCGAAGGCTTTCCTCAGCTTTTATATCAAATCCTAAATTACGACTATTGGCCTCAGTTAAAATTCCACCAGCAAAAGGCTTCATAATAACAATACCCATATCCTTTTCCTTAGCAAGAGGAATCAAATTTTCACTTACTTGAGTATTTGCAGCATTATAAGCCAACATTACTAATTCAAAAGGGCCTTCTTGAAGCATTACTTCTCCTACTTCTATACTATGAGTAGATATAGCCAGATGATTTATAACACCTTCTTTTTTCTTCTCTTTCATAAAATCAAGAACACCATTATCCCTTATCTCTTGCCACTCTTTCATAGTACTAACATCGTGAGCAAATAAAATATCTAGAAAATCTGTTTTTAGATTAGATAGTATAGTCTTTACATCCTCTTTAAAACTATGAAGGTCCCGTGAGATAACTTTACTTGAAATTATTACTTCATCCCTACGACCTTCAAGAGCAATGCCCAATTTCACCTCACTGTCTCCATAAACTCTAGCAGTATCAATGTAATTTATGCCATTTTCCAGAGCACATGAGACTAATTGATCTACTTCATCCTGCGGTACTCCACCTAATTGTAAAGCACCAAAACTTATATGCGAAACTTCTAATTCAGTTTTTCCTAAGCGACGATATTCCATATTAAACTCTCCCTTACAAATAATTAACTTAACTCAGCCAAACGCTCCTGCAACATATCTCGTTTTTCTTGATATTCTTCTAATTTCTCTTTTTCACGATCAACTAATTCTGCCGGAGCTTTATTTACAAAGCCTTCATTAGATAGTTTACCTTTTGCTCTATTAATTTCTCCAAATACATTTCCTAACTCTTTTTCTAGACGTTCAATTTCTTTATCAAGATCTACCATACCTTCCAGTGGTAGAATAACCTCGACTCCAGAAGTTATAGCAGTAGAAGACTTATCTGGTTTATCTGCTAAATCTTCCGCTATAGTCAATTCTTTTATGCGTCCAAGGTCTTTAATATAGTCATATGCTTCATCAACTATACTTTTCTTATCAGAAGGAACATTCAAGATAGCTTTAATTCTCTTTCCTGGGTTTACTTTCATCTCATTTCGTATATTTCTAATAGCCTTAATTATATCCATACTTAAATTCATCTTGTCTTCTACTTCCTGGTCAATCTCTGCCTCAACTACTGCAGGCCAGTTTGCTAACATAATACTTTCAGTCGTCCCTGGAAGTTGTTGCCAGATTTCTTCGGTGATAAATGGCATAACAGGATGTAATAAACGTAATATTTTTTCCAATACTAATATTCCAACGTATTGGGCTGTTTTCTTAGCTTTTAGATCTTGATCTTGATATAATCGTGGCTTTATTAGCTCAATATACCAGTCACAAAATTCGCTCCATATAAAGTCATATAATGTTTTACTAACTTCACCAAAGTTATACTTAGCAAGCGCTTCTTCTACCTCTTTAGTAACCTTATTTAAACGACTAATAATCCATCTATCAGCTAAAGTATATTCAAGATCATCTTCACTAATATTATCAAAATCCAGATCAGGAATATTCATCAATATAAATCTGGAAGCATTCCAGATTTTATTTGCAAAATTACGACTAGCCTCTAATTTTTCCTCTCTAAACCGCATGTCGTTACCTGGAGTATTTCCTGTAATTAAAGTAAAACGTAAAGCATCAGATCCATACTTATCTATTACTTCTAATGGATCAATACCATTACCCAATGATTTACTCATTTTACGTCCCTGCGAATCTCTGATTAAGCCATGAATATAAACATCACTAAAAGGTATCTCATCCATAAATTCTAGACTCATAAAAATCATTCTAGCTACCCAGAAGAAGATAATATCACGACCGGTTACCAATACATCAGTAGGGTAATAAAACTTAAGCTCCTCAGTATCTTTAGGCCAGCCTAGTGTTGAAAAAGGCCAGAGACCAGAACTAAACCAGGTATCGAGCACATCCTCATCCTGTTTTAAGTCTTTACTTTGACAGGCTGGGCATTCTGTCACTTCATCTTCCTTGCTAACGATAACTTCATTACAATCTTGACAATACCATACAGGAATGCGATGGCCCCACCATAACTGTCTAGATATACACCAATCACGGATATTTTCCATCCAGTTGAGATACACTTTATCAAAACGCTCAGGTACAAAGCGTATATCACCATCTTTAACTGCTTTAATAGCCGGCTCAGCTAAGGGTTGCATTTTTACAAACCACTGTTTAGAAACTAAAGGTTCAATTACAGTATCACAACGATAACATTGACCAACTGCATGATCATAATCTTCTATATCTTCAAGTAATCCTGCTTCTTTCAATTCCTTGATTATCTCTTCCCTGCATTTATAACGATCCATACCTGCATATTTCCCTGCTGACTCTGTCATATTTGCATCTTCATCAATAACTTTAATAATTTCGAGATCATGTCTTTGCCCCATATCGAAGTCATTAGGATCATGGGCAGGAGTAACCTTAACCATACCAGTTCCAAATTCCTTATCTACAAATTCATCAGCAATAATTGGAATTTCTCTATTCACTAATGGCAGTACAACACTTGTGCCAATTAAATCTTTATACCTTTCATCATGTGGGTTTACGGCCACAGCTGTATCTCCAAGCATTGTTTCTGGTCTAGTTGTAGCAACAACTATATATTCATCTCTATCTTTAAGTGGATATTTTAAGTGCCAGATATGACTACTATGATCCTCATGTTCCACCTCAACATCAGAAAGAGTTGTATGACAATCAGGACACCAGTTTACAATATAGTCTCCTTGATAAATGAGTCCTCTTTCGTATAGTTCTACAAATACCTCTTTAACCGCTTGAGAACAACCCTCATCCATAGTAAAACGTTCTCGTGACCAATCACATGAAGAACCTATTTTACGAAGTTGTTTGGTAATTCTACCTCCATATTCTTCCTTCCATTCCCAGGCTCTTTCTAGAAAGCCATCTCTACCAAGATCATCTTTCTCATAACCATCTTCCCTCATTTTTTCCACTACTTTAACCTCTGTAGCTATACTGGCATGATCTGTTCCAGGTAACCAAAGTGTATTAAACCCCTGCATCCTCTTCCACCTTGTAAGGATATCTTGTAATGTATTATCAAGTGCATGGCCTAGGTGTAGTTGTCCTGTAATATTTGGTGGTGGCATTACTATGCTATAAGACTCCTTAGAAGGATTAAAAGCTGCCTCAAAATAAGCTTTTTCTTCCCATTTTTGATACCATTTCTCTTCAACCTCATCTGGATTATAAGTTTTTGCTAAATCTATCATATTATTAGCCTCCTTAAATTAACGATCTTTTGTAATTTTTCTTGCTTGAAAACAGCTAAAAACTTTGATTTCTAAACATTAAAAAATCCTCCCTCATCCTATATAAGGACGAAAGAGGATCTTTTCGCGTTACCACCTTAGTTCTATCCTAAATTTCTTTTATCACTAGCAAAATATCAATATTAAATACAAGTATACTTTTCAATATATACTGCTTTCAATATATACAGCCATTTATACTGCTATCACATAAATCCAATTATACATAAATACTTGAGATCTAAAGTGAAGGATAGCTCTTATTCCCCTTAACGGTTAAACCGTTCTGGCCTAACTATCGATGCTTCAGCCAGAAAACTCCCGGACGACTTCGCTTAGTCTTTTCTAAAGGGTCTCCCAGCCGATGAACCCCTCTCTCTGAAGAAAGATACTAAACTACTACTCCCGTTCATAGTCTTTATTATATTTATACTTTTTTCTTTGATTTTTAAGTAAAGAATATTTATACTTAAATATATACAAAAAAAGCTAATTTGTCAAGTGCTTTTTTGCATTATTCTAAGCCTTTATTATAATTTCGAGCTTCTTCATTAAACTCTTCTGCAAAATCATTATATTTTTCCGTTTCCTGTGTAGCATCATATATTTCCCATATTTTCAATGCAGCAAAAGCTCCTAAGAATATATTCCGATTTCTAGTATCTTCTTGATTAAAAGCGATAATTAAGCTAGCCGCTTCTCCCATAAGAAAAAGAGAACCGCGAGACCAATTACCAGCATAATAATGCCCTGCTGAAGGTATAACTGCCGCTAACATGGCAGCTCTTTCTGTATCTTTATAGGCTAAATAGTTGATTTTCTCCCGCTCTGGCTCAAGATAATATAAATCCCAGTAAAGATTAGTTCCTTTTAGATTATCATTGTCTTCAAGATAATCGACAACCCTTTTGCCCATATTATCTCTAGCTATAGGATCTGCTCCTTTTTCTAATAATGTATATATTAGATTTTGATTATTAGTATGTGTTAATGCATACATCAAAGGCGTAACGCCTTTATATAATCCTCTAGCATTTGGATTGGCACCATAATCAATTAAAAGTTTAATTATATTTATTCTATTGCTATATCTGATAGCATACATTAAAGGACTTACACCATTAACATCCATTTGATTAGGATTTACACCATTAAATAAGAGATTATTTATTAATTCTAAAGAATCATTATATCTAACAGCATATGACAGGGCATTTAAACCCATACGATCTTGAACATCTATATCTGCACCATAATCAATCAAAAGATTTAATATGTCGGTGTCACTATATCTAGCAGCATATAAAAAGGCTGTTAAATCCTGGTTGTTACGAAGACTTATATTCGCTCCATATTCTAATAAAAGAGTAGTATTTCTTTGGTTATTCTTCTTTACAGCGAGCATCAAAGCAGTTTCCCCTTTACGACTTCTTACGTTTACACGAGCACCTGCTTCTATAAGTTCATCAACAATTCTATTCCTATTATTATTTACAGCATGCATCAAAGCAGTCCAACCATTATTATCTCTTTGCTCTAAATTTATACCTGCCCTAATTAATCGCCTGACCCCATTAATTAAATTTCTTCTACTAGCATATATTAAAGCATTTTCTCCTCTGTTATTTATCACGTGAAGATTTATGCCAGATCTAATCAACCTATCAAGTACAAATGAATTTCTATTATGTAAAGCATAAAATAAAGCAGAATGTCCATTGTCATCTATATTATTTAAGCGAGCACCACTATTCAATAATAAAGTAATTACATTAGGATTATTATTATATCTAGCAGCATACATTAGAGGGGTAGCACCATTTTCATCAACCTTGTTCAAATCTGCACCATGATTAATAGCATATCTTATCTCATAATAACTTCCTTCACTACATAATTGAAAAAAATCTCCATAATTACTCACTTCAGCACTTACATTCAAAACAAAAGCCATTGATAAAACAATAATAATTGCAAAAATATAAAAACTTTTTCTTATCATTTTCTAATTCTCTCCCTTCATATTTTAATTATTTAACTCTTTTAATAAACCTCTGGCTTCCATAGATATCAACTCTTCCCTATCTTTAAGTAAACTTTTCAGAAATGTGATTAGTTCTTTTTTATCTTTATATGTATAAAAGAAAGTACGTAAAGCTTGATAGCGCAACCAGGTATCCTCATTATTATTTAAAATAATATTCTGGCATATC
The Halanaerobiaceae bacterium ANBcell28 genome window above contains:
- a CDS encoding aldo/keto reductase → MEYRRLGKTELEVSHISFGALQLGGVPQDEVDQLVSCALENGINYIDTARVYGDSEVKLGIALEGRRDEVIISSKVISRDLHSFKEDVKTILSNLKTDFLDILFAHDVSTMKEWQEIRDNGVLDFMKEKKKEGVINHLAISTHSIEVGEVMLQEGPFELVMLAYNAANTQVSENLIPLAKEKDMGIVIMKPFAGGILTEANSRNLGFDIKAEESLRFAASHPDITTVIPGLDKMEYLKTALKVAEMPVLTSSQQQKIKEKVEIKSEHYCRGCAYCLPCPVELDIPSLLKLYNRIEAYNGVNWAQMHMIREEYEKLEKQADICVACDNCTDKCPYNLPVAELLSRMKGTMS
- a CDS encoding prenyltransferase, yielding MKSKLKAWFIAIRPFGFATTTVSTSIGAALAFYYGNFNLTLHIISMIPLILIHTGTNLINDYYDDLLGIDTGDIISSSGLNRVRDLISPREFYIVGLSCFFASIPFGIYLSFYRTWIIFLIGTIGALAGFFYTAKPISYKYYGLGGPSIFLWMGVIMVWGIFYIQTGIHSWYPVWVGIPVSFLITSMQHSNELRDYENDKKNGLLTAPVRMGMKAAKYYYYFLVSSAYLSLGILIYFKLLPMWTLLAFITTPIAINRIKTIYYARGEKDLIGIDLKMASLNVEFGVVLVITLIISKIF
- a CDS encoding valine--tRNA ligase; the protein is MIDLAKTYNPDEVEEKWYQKWEEKAYFEAAFNPSKESYSIVMPPPNITGQLHLGHALDNTLQDILTRWKRMQGFNTLWLPGTDHASIATEVKVVEKMREDGYEKDDLGRDGFLERAWEWKEEYGGRITKQLRKIGSSCDWSRERFTMDEGCSQAVKEVFVELYERGLIYQGDYIVNWCPDCHTTLSDVEVEHEDHSSHIWHLKYPLKDRDEYIVVATTRPETMLGDTAVAVNPHDERYKDLIGTSVVLPLVNREIPIIADEFVDKEFGTGMVKVTPAHDPNDFDMGQRHDLEIIKVIDEDANMTESAGKYAGMDRYKCREEIIKELKEAGLLEDIEDYDHAVGQCYRCDTVIEPLVSKQWFVKMQPLAEPAIKAVKDGDIRFVPERFDKVYLNWMENIRDWCISRQLWWGHRIPVWYCQDCNEVIVSKEDEVTECPACQSKDLKQDEDVLDTWFSSGLWPFSTLGWPKDTEELKFYYPTDVLVTGRDIIFFWVARMIFMSLEFMDEIPFSDVYIHGLIRDSQGRKMSKSLGNGIDPLEVIDKYGSDALRFTLITGNTPGNDMRFREEKLEASRNFANKIWNASRFILMNIPDLDFDNISEDDLEYTLADRWIISRLNKVTKEVEEALAKYNFGEVSKTLYDFIWSEFCDWYIELIKPRLYQDQDLKAKKTAQYVGILVLEKILRLLHPVMPFITEEIWQQLPGTTESIMLANWPAVVEAEIDQEVEDKMNLSMDIIKAIRNIRNEMKVNPGKRIKAILNVPSDKKSIVDEAYDYIKDLGRIKELTIAEDLADKPDKSSTAITSGVEVILPLEGMVDLDKEIERLEKELGNVFGEINRAKGKLSNEGFVNKAPAELVDREKEKLEEYQEKRDMLQERLAELS
- a CDS encoding ankyrin repeat domain-containing protein, coding for MIRKSFYIFAIIIVLSMAFVLNVSAEVSNYGDFFQLCSEGSYYEIRYAINHGADLNKVDENGATPLMYAARYNNNPNVITLLLNSGARLNNIDDNGHSALFYALHNRNSFVLDRLIRSGINLHVINNRGENALIYASRRNLINGVRRLIRAGINLEQRDNNGWTALMHAVNNNRNRIVDELIEAGARVNVRSRKGETALMLAVKKNNQRNTTLLLEYGANISLRNNQDLTAFLYAARYSDTDILNLLIDYGADIDVQDRMGLNALSYAVRYNDSLELINNLLFNGVNPNQMDVNGVSPLMYAIRYSNRINIIKLLIDYGANPNARGLYKGVTPLMYALTHTNNQNLIYTLLEKGADPIARDNMGKRVVDYLEDNDNLKGTNLYWDLYYLEPEREKINYLAYKDTERAAMLAAVIPSAGHYYAGNWSRGSLFLMGEAASLIIAFNQEDTRNRNIFLGAFAALKIWEIYDATQETEKYNDFAEEFNEEARNYNKGLE